In a single window of the Anabas testudineus chromosome 17, fAnaTes1.2, whole genome shotgun sequence genome:
- the gigyf2 gene encoding GRB10-interacting GYF protein 2 isoform X9 has protein sequence MSFASSASVMSPLPLAILLLVSFFLCRLRALSGGGGGSGGSSNAVVSPPLSPAMPKYKLAEYRYGREEMLALYVKDNKIPIDLHDKEFLPILQEEPLPPLALVSFTEEEQRNFSMSVNSAAVLRLTGRGGGPIAGAPRGRSTSRGRGRGRGDGGFYQRSFDDVEGFGRGGREMHRSQSWEERGDRRFEKPGRKEPEVAPGHFQMNHIRGNYEDGGAGLPRKHDFTRSESENWRTSRDDQNDGPRSAGWREHPDQRRRFPFDAREDERGYRRPRSGSGSLEDERDSLPEWCLEDADEEAGTFDSSGAFLSLKKASKEPILEEAELDFRPLEECEEGLEEEEDSQPNETKETEAEAKREVDRKELPRVSEEPPPVAPPAATPVLELQVPVQSLSSSQPSRTEETERPIERQPPLELPPEPCKIPLHVPMSNSMLDTLPMTHISTTLTEVSAPSPSIQLPLQKPMEVPVAMNNPLPFPSNVLAPIGRPTTVSHDTDEDEGLKHFEQEAEKMVAYLQDGVVDDDRLAAKTSEKPKPAGLPLTHEAALKWFYKDPQGEMQGPFSNHEMTEWFQAGYFTMSLLVKRGCDEVFQPLGEIMKIWGRVPFTPGPAPPPLQGDDQERLKRQQELTALNLYQLQQLQYQYLLRQQYAQALAQQKAAVLSSAPLQQQQQHQQQINLLQQQYQALKIRASESLLPPVTRSLSVPDSGSVWEMQNPSSQASCTPNIQQAAASTWDGNSVWDLPIDSMAQAPTIEQMQQLEKAKTAKMELERREAEMRAKREEEERKRLEALRARQEEERKRLEEEERARQIQEEALRQQREQEEAQRRQKEEEERLAQEEALRRLEERRREEEERKKREEYLRKQQEEERRKQEELEALRRREEEKRAEEEAAAAAVAAALAQQQQEEQKRREQEAQRQQELLRQRQQQQEALRRLQQQQQQQQLAQMKLPSSSKWGQQSTNAVNQTQNALSLAEIQKVEEERERQTREEQRRQQQELLKLQQQQALQQAQHPQSKLSGWGNVAKQPVITKSLLEIQREEAQQMKQRKEQQPQQHHHPIVTQQTRAQNRTTSLSNSVWGSVNTSTNWGSESSSIWGDTHNSNMGFWDEAVKEAVQQPPQTRKGNTQKNNKGNANLSNSLSGRANKKVEEEEKLLKLFQGVNKSQQDTFMQWCEQTLHTLNTANNLDVPTFASFLKEVDSPYEVHDYVRAYLGDTPEAKDFAKQFLERRAKQNGNQQKQVPQNQQQALKQQQDSVWGGTGSSSLYQSNHTSGQQQRFETVTSGKKKKKQKMVRADPSLLGFSVNASSERLNMGEIETLEDF, from the exons ATGTCATTTGCAAGTTCAGCTTCAGTGATGTCTCCCCTCCCTCTGGCCATTCTGCTTTTAGTGTCCTTTTTCTTGTGCAGGCTCCGTGCCCTGTCCGGAGGTGGTGGCGGAAGTGGTGGAAGCAGCAATGCTGTTGTCTCTCCACCCCTCTCACCTGCAATGCCAAAGTATAAACTTGCAGAGTATCGCTACGGGAGAGAAGAAATGTTAGCACTTTATGTAAAAGATAACAAA ATCCCTATAGACCTACATGATAAGGAGTTTCTGCCCATATTGCAAGAGGAGCCCTTGCCACCTCTGGCACTCGTGTCTTTTACAGAGGAGGAACAG AGAAATTTTTCCATGTCTGTAAACAGTGCAGCTGTACTGAGACTGACAGGGAGAGGAGGCGGTCCAATAGCAGGGGCACCAAGGGGCCGAAGTACCTCAAGGGGTAGAG GCCGgggaagaggagatggagggtTTTACCAAAGAAGTTTTGATGATGTGGAAGGTTTTGGTcgtggagggagggagatgcATCGTTCCCAGAGCTGGGAAGAAAG aggagacagaaggtTTGAAAAGCCAGGTCGAAAAGAACCAG AGGTTGCTCCAGGACATTTTCAGATGAATCACA TTCGAGGAAACTACGAGGACGGCGGGGCAGGGCTACCGAGGAAGCACGACTTCACACGTTCGGAGAGTGAGAACTGGCGTACGTCTCGTGATGATCAAAACG aTGGGCCTCGTTCAGCAGGGTGGCGGGAACACCCAGACCAGCGTCGCCGTTTTCCATTTGACGCTAGAGAAGATGAGCGTGGCTACAGGAGGCCACGGTCAGGCAGTGGCAGCCTGGAGGATGAGAGGGACAGCCTGCCAGAGTGGTGTCTGGAAGACGCAGATGAGGAGGCTGGCACCTTCGACTCATCGGGGGCCTTTCTCTCACTCAAG AAGGCCTCCAAGGAACCCATCCTGGAAGAAGCCGAGCTCGACTTTAGACCTCTGGAGGAGTGTGAAGAgggtttggaggaggaggaggacagtcAACCCAATGAGAccaaagaaacagaagcagaggcCAAGAGAGAAGTTGACCGAAAAG agCTGCCCAGAGTGTCAGAGGAGCCTCCACCTGTTGCTCCGCCTGCCGCTACCCCAGTCCTAGAGCTGCAGGTTCCTGTCCAGTCTTTATCCTCAAGCCAACCCAGcagaacagaagaaacagagaggcCAATTGAACGTCAGCCGCCTCTGGAACTCCCGCCAGAGCCCTGCAAAATCCCCCTGCATGTCCCCATGTCTAACAGCATGCTGGACACCCTACCCATGACCCACATATCTACCACTCTCACAG AAGTATCTGCGCCATCTCCAAGCATTCAGCTGCCACTGCAAAAACCTATGGAGGTTCCTGTGGCAATGAACAATCCTTTGCCATTCCCTTCAAATGTATTAGCGCCTATTGGCAGGCCTACCACTGTGTCACATGACACAGATGAAGATGAGGGACTGAAACACTTTGAGCAG GAGGCAGAGAAGATGGTAGCATACCTACAGGATGGTGTGGTGGATGACGACAGACTTGCAGCCAAGACTTCAGAGAAGCCTAAACCTGCAGGCCTGCCACTCACACATGAAGCTGCTCTTAAGTGGTTCTACAAAGACCCCCAGGGGGAGATGCAGG gtcCATTCAGTAATCATGAGATGACTGAATGGTTCCAGGCTGGTTACTTCACTATGTCTCTGCTAGTCAAACGAGGATGTGATGAAGTATTTCAACCTCTGGGGGAAATCATGAAGATTTGGGGAAGGGTTCCTTTCACTCCAGgtcctgcacctccacctttACAA GGTGATGATCAAGAGAGGTTGAAGAGGCAGCAGGAGCTTACTGCTCTCAACCTTTACCAGTTACAGCAGCTCCAGTATCAATACCTCCTCAG GCAGCAGTATGCTCAGGCCCTGGCCCAGCAGAAAGCTGCAGTTCTTAGCTCAGCTCCtcttcaacagcagcagcagcaccaacagCAGATCAACCTGCTTCAACAGCAATACCAGGCACTCAAGATCAG agcaTCTGAGAGCCTCCTACCTCCTGTTACACGGTCTCTATCTGTACCAGACTCTGGTTCTGTGTGGGAAATGCAGAACCCATCCTCTCAGGCTTCCTGCACCCCCAACATCCAACAAGCTGCTGCAAGTA CATGGGATGGCAACAGCGTGTGGGATTTACCTATAGATTCCATGGCACAGGCGCCTACCATTGAGCAGATGCAACAATTAGAGAAGGCAAAGACTGCAAAG ATGGAGCTGGAAAGGCGTGAGGCAGAAATGAGAGCtaaaagggaggaagaggaaaggaaacGGCTGGAGGCCTTGAGAGCTCGTCAGGAGGAAGAACGGAAACGCTTGGAAGAGGAGGAGCGGGCACGGCAAATACAG GAGGAGGCTTTAAGACAGCAGCGAGAGCAAGAAGAGGCACAGCGTaggcaaaaagaagaagaggagagactgGCACAGGAGGAGGCTCTTCGAAGattagaggagaggaggagggaagaagaggagagaaagaaacgAGAAGAATACCTTCGCAAACAA CAGGAAGAGGAGCGCAGGAAGCAGGAGGAACTTGAAGCACTGAGGAGGCGTGAAGAGGAGAAGCgagcagaggaagaggcagctgctgctgcagtggctgctgctctggcccaacagcaacaggaagagcagaagaggagagaacaggAGGCCCAAAGACAGCAGGAGCTGCtgagacagaggcagcagcagcaagaggCCCTCAGGAGActtcagcaacagcagcagcagcagcaacttgCACAAATGAAG CTTCCATCCTCTTCAAAATGGGGCCAGCAGTCAACCAACGCTGTAAACCAGACTCAGAATGCCCTGTCACTGGCTGAGATCCAGAAagtggaagaggagagagaacgaCAGACTCGGGAGGAG CAGCGACGTCAGCAACAAGAGCTCCTGaaactacagcagcaacagGCTCTACAACAGGCTCAGCACCCTCAATCCAAGCTGTCTGGTTGGGGTAATGTGGCGAAACAGCCAGTTATTACAAAGTCTCTGCTGGAGATTCAGAGGGAGGAAGCCCAGCAGATGAAACAGCGGAaagagcagcagccacagcaacaccaccaccccaTCGTCACCCAACAGACCCGCGCTCAAAATAGAACT ACATCTTTGAGCAACTCAGTATGGGGGTCTGTTAATACCAGCACTAACTGGGGCTCAGAGTCCAGCAGCATCTGGGGAGACACCCACAACTCTAACATGGGCTTCTGGGACGAGGCTGTGAAGGAGGCTGTTCAGCAGCCCCCCCAAACCAGGAAGGGTAACACGCAGAAGAACAACAAAGGGAACGCCAACCTCAG TAATTCTTTGAGTGGGCGAGCCAACAAGAAggtagaagaggaggagaagctgctaAAGTTGTTCCAGGGGGTCAATAAAAGCCAACAGGACACCTTCATGCAATGGTGTGAGCAAACCCTGCACACCCTCAACACAGCCAACAATCTGGATG TTCCTACGTTCGCATCCTTCCTGAAAGAAGTGGATTCTCCATACGAGGTGCACGACTACGTCAGGGCCTATCTGGGGGACACTCCCGAGGCCAAAGACTTTGCCAAGCAGTTCCTGGAACGTCGTGCCAAACAGAACGGTAACCAACAGAAACAGGTGCCGCAAAACCAACAGCAAGcgctcaaacagcagcag GATTCAGTTTGGGGTGGAACAGGATCTTCGTCGCTCTACCAGTCCAATCATACGAGTGGTCAGCAGCAGCGCTTCGAGACAGTCACCtcagggaagaagaaaaagaagcagaagatgGTCCGCGCAGACCCCAGCCTTCTAG gttTTTCTGTAAATGCATCATCTGAGAGATTGAATATGGGAGAGATTGAGACTCTGGAAGACTTTTAA